A single region of the Ignavibacteria bacterium genome encodes:
- a CDS encoding T9SS type A sorting domain-containing protein, whose amino-acid sequence MTWNTLNYPGSTGAIRNPHFRAVISAADPDILVAGELGSTTDFNTFRDSVIKKVSTGYQAGAFIDGPDSDHAIFFKSSKFNFISNTPIKTELRDISQFIVTTTTTLDTLIIYAVHLKASDTQADRDQRAREVDSLRKVTDRLHAGANFIVLGDFNFYGSTEPAYIKLLSTATSGYFIDYLKDSMSGTWNNANFARYHTQSPRTRSFGGGATGGMDDRFDLILMSQKAKDFGGVSFVPGSYIAYGNDGNHFNDSINRTPNTAVGQIVADGIHYASDHIPVMASFLFDTPLPVELVSFTGKRSNDGVTLKWQTATEINNLGFDVQRSENNKEWRNIGFVEGHNTSSSPKYYEFTDRTNYNGSLYYRLRQNDNDGTKEYSNVVEISTSLPAGFSLNQNYPNPFFSGSSDAQTNIDFEIPSAGNVVVTIYDILGREVTTLLEKSLEAGNYSVKFNPQNLPAGNYIYKLNWNSLTLTGKMICLP is encoded by the coding sequence ATGACATGGAACACCCTCAACTACCCGGGTTCAACGGGTGCGATAAGAAATCCTCACTTCAGAGCTGTAATTTCTGCGGCTGATCCAGATATTCTTGTTGCGGGCGAACTGGGCTCCACTACTGATTTTAACACTTTCCGTGATTCTGTTATAAAAAAAGTTTCAACCGGGTATCAAGCCGGTGCGTTTATCGATGGCCCTGATTCGGATCATGCGATATTTTTTAAGTCATCGAAATTCAATTTCATTTCAAATACTCCAATTAAAACGGAACTAAGGGATATCAGCCAGTTTATAGTGACTACGACCACGACTCTCGATACTCTGATTATTTACGCCGTTCATTTGAAGGCAAGCGATACACAAGCCGATAGAGATCAAAGAGCCAGGGAAGTGGACAGTCTGAGAAAAGTGACAGACAGACTTCACGCCGGAGCAAATTTTATTGTGCTGGGGGATTTTAATTTCTATGGCTCTACTGAACCTGCATATATTAAATTGCTAAGCACTGCGACGAGCGGTTATTTTATCGATTACCTGAAGGACTCGATGTCGGGCACCTGGAACAATGCAAACTTTGCGAGATATCATACACAGTCTCCAAGAACAAGATCTTTCGGAGGTGGTGCCACAGGAGGTATGGACGACAGATTTGACCTGATTTTGATGAGTCAAAAGGCTAAAGATTTTGGGGGCGTCAGTTTTGTTCCGGGTTCATATATCGCTTACGGAAATGACGGTAACCACTTTAATGACTCTATTAACAGGACTCCGAATACTGCGGTGGGTCAGATAGTTGCGGACGGCATTCATTATGCTTCTGACCACATCCCCGTGATGGCGAGTTTCCTTTTTGACACTCCATTGCCGGTAGAACTTGTATCGTTTACAGGAAAAAGATCGAATGACGGAGTCACATTGAAATGGCAGACTGCAACGGAAATTAATAATCTCGGTTTCGATGTGCAGAGGTCGGAGAATAATAAAGAGTGGCGGAACATCGGATTTGTTGAAGGGCACAACACAAGCAGTTCTCCAAAATATTATGAGTTTACAGACCGGACGAACTACAACGGGAGTCTCTACTACAGATTACGACAAAATGACAACGATGGAACAAAGGAATATTCGAATGTGGTAGAAATTTCCACCAGCCTGCCGGCAGGATTTTCTCTCAATCAAAACTACCCCAATCCATTTTTCTCAGGCAGCAGTGATGCTCAAACGAATATTGATTTTGAGATACCATCAGCAGGGAATGTGGTTGTGACAATTTACGATATTCTCGGAAGGGAAGTGACGACACTTCTCGAAAAATCCCTTGAAGCCGGAAACTATTCGGTGAAATTTAATCCGCAAAATTTACCTGCGGGGAATTACATCTACAAACTCAACTGGAACAGCCTGACACTGACCGGGAAAATGATCTGTCTGCCGTAG
- a CDS encoding L-serine ammonia-lyase — MESIKEIYRIGFGPSSSHTMGPRKAAEIFKEKNIDASRFRVTLHGSLAATGRGHLTDKAIMEVLSPEKTEILWKPEDILAKHPNALTLEAYDADGKIIDSWRVYSVGGGKIIDDDHDPTEDSIYPHNTMNDILKWTKQTGRSFWEYVEQVEGKDIYDHLANVWEVMQLAIKNGLEAEGVLPGPLNLRRKASSYFVKAKNYSGTLKEKTLIFSYALAVGEENAAGGQIVTAPTCGSCGTMPAVLKRLKDSFEFSDQKILRALATAGLVGNLVKHNASISGAKVGCQGEVGTACAMASAAATQLLGGTPLQIEYAAEMGIEHHLGLTCDPIMGLVQVPCIERNAFAAERAFNTATFSLLSDGQHLVSFDKIVKTMKQTGHDIPSIYKETSEGGMALFYS, encoded by the coding sequence ATGGAATCGATTAAAGAAATTTACCGGATTGGTTTTGGTCCCTCGAGCAGCCACACGATGGGTCCGAGAAAAGCTGCTGAGATCTTCAAAGAGAAAAATATTGATGCATCCCGCTTCAGGGTAACACTCCATGGCTCTCTTGCAGCCACGGGAAGAGGACACCTGACAGATAAGGCGATTATGGAGGTTTTATCCCCCGAAAAGACTGAAATTCTGTGGAAACCGGAGGATATTCTTGCGAAACACCCGAATGCTTTAACCCTCGAAGCATATGATGCTGATGGTAAAATTATCGATTCCTGGCGTGTTTACTCGGTTGGTGGCGGGAAGATTATAGATGATGATCATGATCCGACAGAAGACTCTATTTATCCGCACAATACAATGAACGATATTCTGAAATGGACAAAGCAGACGGGCAGGTCGTTCTGGGAATATGTTGAGCAAGTGGAGGGAAAGGATATCTATGACCACCTGGCGAATGTTTGGGAAGTGATGCAACTGGCGATTAAAAATGGTCTGGAGGCAGAGGGGGTTTTACCGGGTCCTCTTAATTTAAGAAGAAAAGCCTCGTCATATTTTGTAAAAGCAAAAAATTATTCGGGAACCCTTAAGGAGAAAACCCTCATTTTCTCTTATGCTCTGGCAGTTGGAGAGGAAAATGCTGCCGGTGGACAAATAGTTACGGCCCCTACCTGCGGTTCATGTGGCACAATGCCTGCGGTGCTTAAGAGACTGAAGGACAGTTTTGAATTTTCGGATCAGAAAATACTTCGTGCACTCGCAACAGCGGGACTTGTGGGAAATCTGGTAAAACACAATGCATCAATTTCGGGTGCAAAAGTCGGTTGCCAGGGGGAAGTAGGAACCGCATGTGCGATGGCAAGTGCGGCTGCCACTCAGCTTCTCGGTGGGACACCACTTCAGATAGAATATGCAGCGGAAATGGGGATTGAGCACCACCTCGGCCTAACCTGCGACCCGATAATGGGGCTCGTTCAGGTTCCCTGTATCGAAAGAAATGCCTTCGCTGCCGAAAGGGCTTTCAACACGGCTACATTCTCCCTTCTCTCCGACGGGCAGCACCTCGTTTCGTTCGATAAAATTGTGAAAACGATGAAGCAGACGGGGCATGACATCCCCTCGATATACAAGGAAACTTCAGAGGGGGGCATGGCTCTCTTTTATTCATAG